The region GCTTACCATCTTTCATCACTATGGTTGGACTCATTGAACTCAATGGTCGTTTGTTACCTTCAACAGCATTGGCATCACCGCCGACTAAACCATAACCGTTAGGTACACCAGGTTTAGCGGAGAAATCATCCATCTCATTATTGAGCAGTATTCCAGTCCCTTGAGCGACCATGCCAGATCCATAGCTGAAGTTTAGGGTGTACGTGTTTGATACAGCATTACCCCATTTATCGACAACGGAGAAATGGGTCGTTTGGTTACTTTCATAAGGCGCTAAATCACCAGGTTTCACTTCACTGCTCGGGGTTGCTTTATTCATCACGATTTGACTGGCGAGCTTTTTGGCGTAATCCTTGCTGATAAGCGCTTGTACGGGCACTTTATAGAAATCAGGATCGCCTAAGTACTCACTGCGATCGGCGTAGGCGCGTCGCATAGATTCAGCCATAACGTGTATGGTCGCAGCTGTATTATGCCCCAGCTTGTCGATAGGGAACTGTTCGAGCATGTTGAGCATTTCAATCAGATGGATACCACCAGATGAGGGAGGCGGCATAGAAATAATCTGGTAACCTCGATAATCACCTTGAACAGGCTTACGCTCAACCACCTTGTAATTTTTGAGATCGTCTAAGGTCATGATCCCACCAGCTTCTTGCACCGATGAGACTATCTGTTTAGCGGTTTCACCTTGATAAAACCCCTTGCTCCCTTGCTGTGCAATCAGTGATAAAGAGTGGGCTAATTCAGGTTGTTTAAACAGCTCACCCACCTGATAATTACCGCCATCGGCTTTGTAGAAGACTCCTGTCGAGCTAGGCCACTGGTTAATATGCTGCTTCATGCCTATCAATGAAGTTGATAGATCTGAGGTTACCTTGATCCCTTCTTTGGCCATTTTTATCGCAGTCTCGGTGACTTGCTTCATGGTCATGGTGCCATATTTTGTTAATGCCAGTTCCATTCCCATGACTGTGCCGGGAACACCGACAGCTAAGCCGTGTTCTTGGCTTAAACGTGCATCCGCATCACCGTTTTCGTTAAGGAAAATATCTTTGTGGGCTTTTGAAGGGGCCATTTCACGGTAATCGATGGCGATAGTCTTATTTTGCTCCGCGATATGGACCAGCATAAAGCCACCTCCGCCGATATTACCTGCTCGTGGGAGAGTTACAGCTAAGCTAAACGCGACAGCAACGGCGGCATCGACGGCATTACCGCCTTGTTTTAATATCTCAACGCCGGCGCGTGTAGCTAAGGATTCTTGACTGGAGACCATGCCATGCTTAGCCCAGACAGGTTGAGCTGTTGCCATTTGACTATAAATCGATGTTTGTGCTGCGTGTACGGGTGAAACTAATGCAGTCGAGAGACTAATAATAGGCACTGCGATAGACATGGCAACGATTAAGGTTTTGAACGCGCGCATTGATTTTCCTTTTTTATAATTAATTATCTGTGCAATGTGCCGCTAATAAAAAAAAATTGCAAGTGATACTGATCTTAAGTGTTCTTGGCGTTTTAAAGAGACACATCACATCTTTACGGCTCGGTGAATAAAATGTTTTTACTTTGTATTAAGTGAGGTTGTTTATGTGATTTTTGCCCACTATTTAATAACAATGAAATGGCTGGCTTCGCACTGTGTCCAGAAGGTTGTTCTGCAATAAATATGTGGAAATAATTCCGAGATAGTCAGTTGAGTGTTAGGGCTATCATTGGCAATCTAAACTGGCTCTGACTAACGCAAATATTTATACTCAACACACACCTAGTTTCTAACCTTTAGTGAGTGATGTCTCCATGAATGAGATCCGCATTGAATTTGCCTCAGCTATCACATGTATTCCTGCCGATGAGTGGAATGCTTTAATGGCAGATAAATTGGGCGGGGTTAATCCCTTTACTCGACATGAATATTTAGCAGCACTGGAAGCGAGCAATTGTGTGTGTAGCAAAACGGGTTGGACGCCGATGCATCTGATGGTGTTGCAAGGCGATCGACGTTTGGCGGTTATGCCACTTTATGCCAAGACTCACTCTTATGGCGAGTACGTGTTTGATTGGGCGTGGGCAGAAGCTTACGAGCGTAATAATATTGAGTACTATCCTAAGCTGCTCAGTGCGATTCCTTTTACCCCCGTCGCTGGCTCACGAGTGGGGATCTGTACGACATTGAGCGTGAATGAAACAGACTCTGTCTGGTCAGCAATGGTGAGTAAACTATCAATTTTGATTAAACGAGATGGGTATTCCAGTTGGCACTGTCTATTTTTACCTCAGTGTGAGTCTACTCAATTTTCAAACAAAGGGGCTCTGGCGAGAATAGGGACTCAGTTTCATTGGAAAAATCACCATTACCAAAGCTTTGATGGTTTTTTGGCAAGTATGCATTCGCGTAAGCGTAAAACCATTCGTAAAGAGAGAGAGCGGATCGCTCAGCTTGGACTTAATATACGTTTTATTAATGCCAAAGAGGTAACACAAGCCCAGTGGCAAGCATTTTATCAGTGCTATCAAATGACCTATGCTAAGCGTTCAGGCCATTATGGGTACCTCAATCTCGCCTTTTTTAAGGCCATTGCGTTAAGTATGCCTGAGCAGATCATGTTATTGGTGGTCGAGGCGAATGATATCGATAGTATTAATGTCGAGGAAAGTGAGGGCAAGAACAGAGAAAATCCACTCACTCGCATTATTGCCTCAGCGCTGTATTTTCAAAGTAATACTCACCTTTATGGTCGTTACTGGGGTGCGCTAGAAAGGGTGGAAGGTTTACATTTTGAGGTTTGTTATTATCAGGGCATTGAGTATTGCATCAAACAGGGGTTAGACACATTTGATGCAGGTGCTCAAGGAGAGCATAAAGTGCCCCGAGGCTTCGAGCCGATAGAGATTTATTCCAATCATGAGATTGCTCACCCAGCGTTTAGAGATGCCATTGACTCCTTTACTCTGCAAGAATGCGCTCAGGTAAGGCGCTATATACAAGAAATGAGCAAGGTCTTACCGTTTAAAAGCGAGGGTTAAGTGAAAGCCTTCCTTGTTTTTAGCTCAACGCTAACCAACATCCTACGCCTATCATGAGTGAGCCTGCTACTCGGTTTATCCACTTGATGTTGTCTCCACGGCTTAAGAATTTTTTTAGGGTCTTGCCACCGGTGGCATACGCGGTCATGCTGACAAATTCAGTCAACATGATGATGCTTAATAATGTTATTAATTGTGGGGCTAATGCGTTACTGACATTAATAAAGGGGGGCAGGAGTGAGATCATAAATGCCCAACCTTTAGGATTCGCGATGGCAGTGATAAACCCCTGTGAAATCAGTGCGCCATTGCTTATCTCAGTAGATTGTTGATCGAGCTTGGCCATTTTCCCCTTAGCACGCCACATTTGTATGCCAATATAGCCTAAATAGATCCCGCCAACCCATTTTAACATGTCAAAGATGTGTGGGTAATTAAGCATAACACTGGCCACACCCATGACGGCTGCGATGGCAACTAAGGCCACGCCAATTAGCTCACCTATCATCATCCAAAAGGTACGACGTACGCCAATGCTCATGCCTAATGTCATGGCGAGTGTCATGCACATTCCAGGCGTGATGGAAACGAAGAAAAAAGTAGGTAAAAAAACCGCAAGTAATGTGATATCTGGCATGATTTGTATGGACTGTTTATCATTTGGGATGCTGAGTCTATCTGTATATGAGGAAACAATCGATACTATTGCTATAAAAAATGCTGTTTTATTTCTGCTCTACTAGGTCAAATGAGAGTCGCATTGATTCGTCTAGCAAACAGAATTTACTTTCATCTTACCTTAATCAATCAATTAACCCCCTTTTAATGCCGTGTACTACAATTTTAAATGGTGCAAATAAATTCAGTTGATGACTGGATTGAGTATTTAGCCGTTGGCTCGTAAATAAAGACAAGTGAGGGGACGATGTTTGCAAACACGTTAATCATTTCAATATTAGGCTTGTTATTATTAGGGTGTGATAGCAACAAATCCAGCACTGATATTAAAGGGAATCTTTATGTTAGCGAGGTTCTCCTGCAAACAACCAACATCTTGGCGCATAAAGATCAATTTTCAGTAGAATATACTCTCAATGCTATCAATATCATCGAGCAAGAGGTTAAGATTGATTTTTATATGATTGAGACCTCATCAACCCCTGCT is a window of Shewanella sp. VB17 DNA encoding:
- a CDS encoding LysE family translocator — protein: MPDITLLAVFLPTFFFVSITPGMCMTLAMTLGMSIGVRRTFWMMIGELIGVALVAIAAVMGVASVMLNYPHIFDMLKWVGGIYLGYIGIQMWRAKGKMAKLDQQSTEISNGALISQGFITAIANPKGWAFMISLLPPFINVSNALAPQLITLLSIIMLTEFVSMTAYATGGKTLKKFLSRGDNIKWINRVAGSLMIGVGCWLALS
- the ggt gene encoding gamma-glutamyltransferase, which encodes MRAFKTLIVAMSIAVPIISLSTALVSPVHAAQTSIYSQMATAQPVWAKHGMVSSQESLATRAGVEILKQGGNAVDAAVAVAFSLAVTLPRAGNIGGGGFMLVHIAEQNKTIAIDYREMAPSKAHKDIFLNENGDADARLSQEHGLAVGVPGTVMGMELALTKYGTMTMKQVTETAIKMAKEGIKVTSDLSTSLIGMKQHINQWPSSTGVFYKADGGNYQVGELFKQPELAHSLSLIAQQGSKGFYQGETAKQIVSSVQEAGGIMTLDDLKNYKVVERKPVQGDYRGYQIISMPPPSSGGIHLIEMLNMLEQFPIDKLGHNTAATIHVMAESMRRAYADRSEYLGDPDFYKVPVQALISKDYAKKLASQIVMNKATPSSEVKPGDLAPYESNQTTHFSVVDKWGNAVSNTYTLNFSYGSGMVAQGTGILLNNEMDDFSAKPGVPNGYGLVGGDANAVEGNKRPLSSMSPTIVMKDGKPFIVTGSPGGSRIITTTMQIIMNVIDHDLNIAEATVAPRIHHQWLPDEIRVEQSLNQDTIDLLKTKGHKVNVKNAMGSTQSIMLTEQGIFGASDPRRAGSEALGY
- a CDS encoding GNAT family N-acetyltransferase: MNEIRIEFASAITCIPADEWNALMADKLGGVNPFTRHEYLAALEASNCVCSKTGWTPMHLMVLQGDRRLAVMPLYAKTHSYGEYVFDWAWAEAYERNNIEYYPKLLSAIPFTPVAGSRVGICTTLSVNETDSVWSAMVSKLSILIKRDGYSSWHCLFLPQCESTQFSNKGALARIGTQFHWKNHHYQSFDGFLASMHSRKRKTIRKERERIAQLGLNIRFINAKEVTQAQWQAFYQCYQMTYAKRSGHYGYLNLAFFKAIALSMPEQIMLLVVEANDIDSINVEESEGKNRENPLTRIIASALYFQSNTHLYGRYWGALERVEGLHFEVCYYQGIEYCIKQGLDTFDAGAQGEHKVPRGFEPIEIYSNHEIAHPAFRDAIDSFTLQECAQVRRYIQEMSKVLPFKSEG